One window of Streptomyces sp. SUK 48 genomic DNA carries:
- a CDS encoding lipase maturation factor family protein, with protein MDWFTAPDYWLSRLVLQRALAAVYLVAFSAAALQFRALLGERGMLPIPHYVARIRFRRAPSLFQLHYSDRFFAATAWTGCAVSAALLAGADALLPLWAAIVLWLVPWALYLSIVNVGQTWYAFGWESLLLETGFLAAFLGNDRVAPPVLVLFLLRWILFRVEFGAGLIKLRGDACWRELTCLYYHHETQPMPGPLSWFFHHLPRPLHRVEVAANHFTQLVVPFLLFTPQPIASAATALMIVTQLWLVLSGNFSWLNWITVVLAVSALRLPATAPSLPSAPLGYEIVVLALAALLLFLSYRPVVNMVSRRQVMNRSFDPLHLVNTYGAFGSVSRVRYEVVVEGTLDEVARPDADWREYEFKGKPGRLRHWPRQFAPYHLRLDWLMWFAALSPAYAGEWFGGLVERLLENDRATLRLLRRSPFPPDTPPRYVRARLFRYRYTSWRELRETGACWDRTYVREYLPPTRLAAATERP; from the coding sequence GTGGACTGGTTCACCGCACCCGACTACTGGCTGAGCCGGCTGGTCCTCCAGCGGGCGCTGGCCGCCGTGTACCTCGTCGCGTTTTCGGCGGCCGCCCTCCAGTTCCGGGCGCTGCTGGGCGAGCGCGGGATGCTGCCGATCCCGCACTACGTGGCGCGGATCCGCTTCCGCCGGGCGCCGAGCCTGTTCCAACTGCACTACTCGGACCGGTTCTTCGCGGCCACGGCCTGGACGGGGTGCGCGGTGTCGGCGGCGCTGCTCGCCGGGGCGGACGCGCTGCTGCCGCTGTGGGCCGCGATCGTGCTGTGGCTGGTGCCGTGGGCGCTGTATCTGTCGATCGTGAACGTGGGCCAGACCTGGTACGCGTTCGGCTGGGAGTCGCTGCTGCTGGAGACCGGTTTCCTGGCCGCGTTCCTCGGCAACGACCGGGTGGCGCCGCCGGTGCTGGTGCTGTTCCTGCTGCGCTGGATCCTGTTCCGGGTGGAGTTCGGCGCGGGGCTGATCAAGCTGCGCGGCGACGCGTGCTGGCGCGAGCTGACCTGCCTCTACTACCACCACGAGACCCAGCCGATGCCGGGCCCGCTGAGCTGGTTCTTCCACCATCTGCCCAGGCCGCTGCACCGGGTGGAGGTCGCCGCCAACCACTTCACCCAACTCGTGGTGCCGTTCCTGCTGTTCACGCCCCAGCCGATCGCCTCGGCCGCCACCGCGCTGATGATCGTGACCCAGCTGTGGCTGGTGCTCTCCGGCAACTTCTCCTGGCTGAACTGGATCACCGTCGTGCTGGCGGTCTCCGCGCTGCGGCTCCCGGCGACGGCTCCGTCCCTGCCGTCCGCGCCCCTGGGGTACGAGATCGTGGTCCTGGCCCTCGCCGCGCTGCTGTTGTTCCTCAGCTATCGCCCGGTGGTGAACATGGTCTCCCGACGCCAGGTGATGAACCGCTCCTTCGATCCGCTGCACCTGGTCAACACCTACGGCGCGTTCGGCAGCGTCAGCCGGGTGCGCTACGAGGTGGTCGTGGAGGGCACCTTGGACGAGGTGGCCCGGCCGGACGCGGACTGGCGCGAGTACGAGTTCAAGGGCAAGCCGGGCCGACTGCGCCACTGGCCGCGCCAGTTCGCGCCGTACCATCTGCGCCTGGACTGGCTGATGTGGTTCGCCGCGCTGTCGCCCGCGTACGCCGGGGAGTGGTTCGGCGGCCTGGTGGAACGCCTCCTGGAGAACGACCGCGCCACGCTGCGGCTGCTGCGCCGCTCCCCCTTCCCGCCGGACACCCCGCCGCGTTATGTCCGCGCCCGCCTCTTCCGCTACCGCTACACCTCCTGGCGGGAGTTGCGGGAGACGGGGGCGTGCTGGGACCGGACGTACGTGCGCGAGTACCTGCCGCCGACCCGGCTGGCCGCAGCGACCGAGAGGCCGTAA
- a CDS encoding GH92 family glycosyl hydrolase, giving the protein MRGTRRTRLCLAWVMAASALIATPAAGAAERTDGHLTDLVNPFIGSQDEGNTFPGAAVPFGMVQLSPDTGHNTGYDYTQSRIRGFSLVHLSGVGCRIGGDLPVLPTTGDVTQTDDAKYAAAFAHGDETASPGYYRVGLASGIRAELTASARTGVQRYTFPATAKADVLLNAAQSLHKASGSKVEILDDHTVRTEITGHGFCRDTGPYTVHTITRFSRPFTAYGTWDGATVTAGSRSGRGGAYVRFDTTRDRTVEATTALSYVDAAGAAGNLRAEGGRSFDTVRRAARGQWEARLARVRVRGGTGTLRRTFYSSLYRSYLAPNVGGDADGRYFGWDRRVHHAYGFTYYQNWSLWDTYRTQAQLLALLAPREARDMARSVVAVDEDGGWLPKWGYGPVETNVMSGDPVTPFLTTAYQMGLLKGFEERAYRALRKNADGVPPAANPGIGREANAEYIKDGFAPFDKDRPLAKMGDSDYHHGASVTLEYALADAMLAQMARDLGHDADAARYAARSRNYRTIFDPSTGFFRARDASGAFTGSPDPALGTGFHEGTAWQYQWLVPQDLTGMIGLIGGKRAANDRLDSFFAYDRLLADPARTAREVWVHGDAYAYYNAAVYNPMNEPDLIAPYTYLATGQPWKTTDVVHAALTLFTDGPTGMTGNDDLGTMSAWNVLSSIGLFPIQPGYDTWGLSTPVFDRVDLALDRRYWPSGGLTVTAPGTSAADRYVQGVRADGSAHGRTYLTTRALRSLRSLAFTVGPRPSGWGTAAQAVPPVLK; this is encoded by the coding sequence ATGAGAGGGACCCGGCGCACACGGCTGTGCCTGGCCTGGGTGATGGCAGCGTCCGCGCTGATCGCCACCCCCGCCGCAGGAGCCGCCGAGCGGACCGACGGCCACCTCACCGACCTGGTGAACCCCTTCATCGGGAGCCAGGACGAGGGCAACACCTTCCCCGGCGCCGCCGTGCCCTTCGGCATGGTGCAGCTCTCGCCCGACACCGGGCACAACACCGGTTACGACTACACCCAGAGCCGGATCCGCGGCTTCTCGCTGGTCCATCTGTCGGGTGTGGGCTGCCGGATCGGCGGCGACCTGCCCGTGCTGCCCACCACCGGCGACGTCACACAGACCGACGACGCCAAGTACGCCGCCGCCTTCGCGCACGGCGACGAGACGGCGAGCCCCGGCTACTACCGCGTCGGCCTCGCCTCCGGCATCCGCGCCGAGCTGACCGCCTCCGCCCGCACCGGGGTGCAGCGCTACACCTTCCCCGCCACCGCCAAGGCCGACGTCCTGCTGAACGCGGCCCAGTCGCTGCACAAGGCGAGCGGCAGCAAGGTGGAGATCCTGGACGACCACACCGTGCGCACCGAGATCACCGGGCACGGCTTCTGCCGGGACACCGGTCCGTACACGGTCCACACGATCACCCGGTTCAGCCGGCCCTTCACCGCGTACGGCACCTGGGACGGCGCCACCGTCACCGCGGGCTCGCGCAGTGGGCGTGGCGGCGCCTATGTCCGCTTCGACACCACCCGGGACCGTACGGTCGAGGCGACCACCGCGCTGTCGTACGTCGACGCGGCGGGAGCTGCGGGCAATCTGCGGGCCGAGGGCGGGCGCTCGTTCGACACCGTGCGCCGGGCGGCCCGCGGGCAGTGGGAGGCGCGGCTGGCGCGGGTGCGGGTCCGGGGCGGTACCGGCACCCTGCGCCGTACGTTCTACTCCTCGCTGTACCGGTCCTACCTCGCGCCCAACGTCGGCGGCGACGCCGACGGCCGCTACTTCGGCTGGGACCGGCGGGTCCACCACGCCTACGGCTTCACGTACTACCAGAACTGGTCGCTGTGGGACACCTACCGCACCCAGGCCCAGCTGCTCGCCCTGCTCGCGCCGCGCGAGGCACGGGACATGGCCCGCTCGGTGGTGGCGGTCGACGAGGACGGCGGCTGGCTGCCCAAGTGGGGGTACGGCCCGGTCGAGACGAACGTGATGAGCGGCGACCCGGTCACCCCCTTCCTGACCACCGCCTATCAGATGGGCCTGCTGAAGGGGTTCGAGGAGCGGGCCTACCGCGCGCTGCGCAAGAACGCGGACGGGGTGCCGCCCGCCGCGAACCCGGGGATCGGGCGGGAGGCGAACGCCGAGTACATCAAGGACGGCTTCGCCCCGTTCGACAAGGACCGGCCGCTGGCCAAGATGGGCGACTCCGACTACCACCACGGCGCCTCCGTCACCCTGGAGTACGCCCTCGCCGACGCCATGCTCGCCCAGATGGCCCGGGATCTCGGGCATGACGCCGACGCCGCCCGGTACGCGGCCCGCTCGCGCAACTACCGCACCATCTTCGACCCCTCGACCGGCTTCTTCCGGGCCCGGGACGCCTCCGGAGCCTTCACCGGCTCCCCCGACCCGGCGCTCGGCACCGGCTTCCACGAGGGCACGGCCTGGCAGTACCAGTGGCTGGTCCCGCAGGACCTGACCGGCATGATCGGCCTGATCGGCGGCAAGCGCGCCGCCAACGACCGCCTGGACTCCTTCTTCGCCTACGACCGGCTGCTCGCCGACCCGGCGCGGACGGCCCGCGAGGTGTGGGTGCACGGCGACGCGTACGCGTACTACAACGCGGCCGTCTACAACCCGATGAACGAGCCCGATCTGATCGCGCCCTACACCTACCTCGCCACCGGCCAGCCGTGGAAGACCACCGACGTGGTGCACGCGGCCCTGACCCTGTTCACCGACGGCCCCACCGGTATGACCGGCAACGACGACCTCGGCACCATGTCCGCCTGGAACGTGCTCTCGTCCATCGGGCTGTTCCCGATCCAGCCCGGCTACGACACCTGGGGCCTGTCCACCCCGGTCTTCGACCGCGTCGACCTCGCCCTGGACCGCCGCTACTGGCCGAGCGGCGGACTGACCGTCACCGCGCCCGGCACCTCGGCCGCCGACCGCTACGTCCAGGGCGTGCGGGCCGACGGTTCGGCCCACGGGCGGACGTATCTGACGACGCGTGCGCTGCGCTCCCTGCGCTCGCTGGCGTTCACGGTCGGCCCGCGCCCGTCAGGGTGGGGTACGGCGGCCCAGGCGGTTCCCCCGGTACTGAAGTGA
- a CDS encoding SDR family NAD(P)-dependent oxidoreductase: MTVTEDGSMAATDPMAAEEVVHGPGIDPERLALCLSVLEELDTIDVDHPDAILVRRATSSLYRTVKQRRRQERRAAKTAHDRAITEATATGSAERIDDETEGILPSSKVEEGRIAGILQRPRSCYTCKTRYVEVDYFYHQLCPRCAALNRAKRDARADLTGKRALLTGGRAKIGMYIALRLLRDGAHTTITTRFPKDAIRRFKAMEDSADWLHRLEIVGIDLRDPAQAVSLAERVTEAGPLDILINNATQTVRRLPAAYAALVEGESAPLPAGELPAHQVIGAFNSGAVDGIAALPIGASGLDAQKVADLALVAGNASVARHLDGTAIDAGGLVPDVVDSNTWVQSIEQISPVELLETQLCNYTAPFILISMLRPAMADAARKAARGRSYVVNVSAMEGVFSRGYKGAGHPNTNAAKAAMNMVTRTSAQEMFDTDGILMTSVDTGWITDERPHYDKLRLAEAGFHAPLDLVDGAARVYDPIVRGEDGDDVYGVFLKDYAPGKW, from the coding sequence ATGACGGTGACAGAAGACGGCTCCATGGCCGCCACGGACCCCATGGCCGCGGAAGAGGTCGTCCACGGCCCGGGGATCGACCCCGAGCGCCTGGCCCTCTGCCTCAGCGTGCTGGAGGAGCTCGACACGATCGATGTCGACCACCCCGACGCGATCCTGGTGCGCCGGGCCACCTCGTCCCTCTACCGGACGGTCAAGCAGCGCCGCCGCCAGGAGCGCCGGGCCGCCAAGACCGCGCACGACCGCGCGATCACCGAGGCCACGGCCACCGGCTCCGCCGAGCGCATCGACGACGAGACCGAGGGCATCCTGCCCTCCTCCAAGGTCGAGGAGGGCCGCATCGCGGGCATACTCCAGCGCCCGCGCTCCTGCTACACCTGCAAGACCCGCTACGTCGAGGTCGACTACTTCTACCACCAGCTCTGTCCCCGGTGCGCCGCCCTGAACCGCGCCAAGCGGGACGCCCGCGCCGACCTCACCGGCAAGCGCGCCCTGCTCACCGGCGGCCGCGCCAAGATCGGCATGTACATCGCGCTGCGGCTGCTGCGCGACGGCGCGCACACGACGATCACCACCCGGTTCCCCAAGGACGCCATCCGCCGCTTCAAGGCGATGGAGGACTCGGCGGACTGGCTGCACCGCCTGGAGATCGTCGGCATCGACCTGCGCGACCCGGCGCAGGCCGTGTCGCTGGCCGAGCGGGTCACCGAGGCGGGCCCGCTCGACATCCTGATCAACAACGCGACGCAGACCGTACGCCGGCTGCCCGCGGCGTACGCCGCGCTGGTCGAGGGCGAGAGCGCCCCGCTGCCCGCCGGTGAGCTCCCCGCCCACCAGGTGATCGGCGCCTTCAACTCCGGCGCCGTGGACGGCATCGCCGCGCTGCCCATCGGCGCCAGCGGCCTGGACGCGCAGAAGGTCGCCGACCTCGCGCTCGTCGCGGGCAACGCGAGCGTCGCCCGGCACCTGGACGGCACCGCGATCGACGCGGGCGGCCTGGTCCCGGACGTCGTGGACTCCAACACCTGGGTGCAGTCCATCGAGCAGATCTCCCCGGTGGAGCTGCTGGAGACCCAGCTGTGCAACTACACGGCGCCGTTCATCCTGATCAGCATGCTCCGCCCGGCGATGGCCGACGCGGCCCGCAAGGCGGCGCGCGGACGGTCGTACGTCGTCAACGTCTCGGCGATGGAAGGGGTGTTCAGCCGCGGCTACAAGGGCGCCGGTCACCCGAACACCAACGCGGCGAAGGCGGCCATGAACATGGTGACGCGGACCAGCGCCCAGGAGATGTTCGACACCGACGGCATCCTCATGACCTCCGTCGACACCGGCTGGATCACCGACGAGCGCCCGCACTACGACAAGCTGCGCCTCGCCGAGGCCGGTTTCCACGCGCCCCTCGACCTGGTCGACGGCGCGGCCCGCGTCTACGACCCGATCGTGCGCGGCGAGGACGGCGACGACGTGTACGGCGTCTTCCTCAAGGACTACGCGCCCGGCAAGTGGTAG
- a CDS encoding wax ester/triacylglycerol synthase family O-acyltransferase, which yields MTSDLLAPLDLAFWNMESDRHPMHLGALGVFGAHSPTAGAHAADLLAARAAAVPGLRLRIRDVWGPLAFGGATREADPDFDPLNHVRLHAPTGDFHAVAGRLMERPLERGRPPWEAHVLPGEDGVSFAVLFKFHHALADGLRALKLAAGVLDPMDMPERPPRPAAPPRRALPDVRELPGMLPGLLRGVLSDAGRALDIGASLALSTLRMRPSTALASPPSGTRRTAGVVLDIDEVHRVRKTAGGTVNDVLIAVVAGALRRWLDERGDGSAGVAPRALIPVSRRRPRTAQPPGNRLSGYLIRLPVDEPDPLGRLAAVRTAMVRNKDVGPDRGAGAVALLADHVPALGHRLGGPLVGQAARLWFDILVTSVPLPGVGLRLGGHQLTEVYPLAPLAPGQSLAVAISTYRGRVHYGLVADAAAVPDLDRFAHAVSTEVKTLLAACDC from the coding sequence GTGACCTCCGATTTGCTCGCTCCCCTCGACCTGGCCTTCTGGAACATGGAGTCCGACCGGCACCCGATGCACCTGGGCGCGCTCGGCGTCTTCGGCGCGCACTCGCCCACCGCGGGCGCCCACGCCGCCGACCTGCTCGCCGCCCGCGCCGCCGCCGTCCCCGGGCTGCGCCTGCGCATCCGCGACGTCTGGGGCCCGCTCGCCTTCGGCGGCGCCACCCGCGAGGCGGACCCGGACTTCGACCCGCTGAACCATGTACGGCTGCACGCGCCGACCGGCGACTTCCACGCGGTGGCCGGTCGGCTGATGGAGCGTCCGCTGGAGCGCGGCCGGCCGCCCTGGGAGGCGCATGTCCTGCCCGGCGAGGACGGGGTCTCCTTCGCCGTGCTCTTCAAGTTCCACCACGCCCTCGCCGACGGGCTGCGCGCGCTCAAACTCGCCGCGGGCGTCCTCGATCCGATGGACATGCCCGAGCGGCCGCCGCGCCCCGCGGCCCCGCCGCGCCGGGCCCTGCCGGACGTGCGCGAGCTGCCCGGCATGCTCCCCGGCCTGCTCAGGGGCGTCCTCTCCGATGCGGGCCGGGCCCTGGACATCGGCGCCTCCCTCGCCCTGTCCACCCTGCGCATGCGGCCCAGCACCGCGCTCGCCTCCCCGCCCAGCGGCACCCGCCGCACGGCCGGCGTCGTCCTGGACATCGACGAGGTGCACCGGGTGCGCAAGACGGCCGGGGGCACGGTCAACGACGTCCTCATCGCGGTCGTCGCCGGGGCGTTGCGCCGCTGGCTCGACGAACGCGGCGACGGCAGCGCCGGGGTGGCGCCGCGCGCCCTGATCCCCGTCTCCCGGCGCCGCCCGCGCACCGCCCAGCCACCCGGCAACCGGCTCTCCGGCTATCTGATACGGCTCCCCGTGGACGAGCCCGACCCGCTCGGCCGGCTCGCGGCCGTGCGCACCGCGATGGTCCGCAACAAGGACGTGGGCCCCGACCGGGGCGCCGGCGCGGTCGCGCTGCTCGCCGATCATGTGCCGGCGCTCGGCCACCGGCTCGGCGGCCCGCTCGTCGGCCAGGCCGCCCGGCTGTGGTTCGACATCCTGGTCACCAGCGTGCCGCTGCCCGGCGTGGGACTGCGCCTCGGCGGCCACCAGCTGACCGAGGTCTACCCCCTGGCCCCGCTCGCGCCCGGCCAGTCGCTCGCGGTCGCGATCTCGACGTACCGCGGCCGGGTCCACTACGGCCTGGTCGCGGACGCGGCGGCGGTCCCGGATCTCGACCGGTTCGCGCACGCGGTATCGACGGAGGTGAAGACACTGCTGGCGGCGTGCGACTGCTGA
- a CDS encoding amidase — protein sequence MGNWAGRSAADIATAVREKRVTPREVVAEHLARIERYDGRIEAFRTVRARAALAEAEEVGSRAGLAGLPLAGVPVAVKDNLAVRGEAHRDGSAATPDAPAAEDHVTVARLRAAGAVVVGLTNVPELCVFGTTEGPYGASRNPWDTTRTAGGSSGGSAAAVAAGFVPLALGNDGMGSLRIPAANCGLVTVKPGHGVVAAGIGNGDWFGMSENGPLATTVEDLRLMLGVLAGRDFPAAGEPARRTIAVALRNPLPVAGVGGAYAGAVRQAAGALARAGHRVRRAEPPYPLTMGVSALKHWTAGTAVDAEGLDAARLARRTRVHAAIGRRFVGQVRTGSERERLRARLTPFLTEHDVLLTPALARRSPAAGPWHERGWLRNVLANSAYSPFTPPWNLTGWPAMSVPVGTLPSGAPAAVQLVGRPGTEAVLLDLAEELEHSLPWHRTAPLGD from the coding sequence GTGGGGAACTGGGCCGGGCGGAGCGCCGCCGACATAGCCACCGCCGTGCGGGAGAAGCGGGTCACGCCACGGGAGGTGGTGGCGGAGCACCTGGCGCGGATCGAGCGGTACGACGGGCGGATCGAGGCGTTCCGCACCGTACGGGCGCGCGCGGCGCTCGCCGAGGCGGAGGAGGTGGGCTCGCGCGCCGGGCTGGCCGGACTGCCGCTCGCGGGCGTGCCGGTGGCGGTGAAGGACAACCTGGCGGTGCGCGGCGAGGCCCACCGTGACGGCTCCGCCGCGACCCCGGACGCCCCGGCGGCCGAGGACCATGTCACGGTGGCCCGGCTGCGGGCGGCGGGCGCGGTGGTCGTGGGTCTGACGAACGTGCCCGAGCTGTGCGTCTTCGGTACGACCGAGGGGCCGTACGGCGCCTCGCGCAACCCCTGGGACACCACGCGCACGGCGGGCGGGTCCTCCGGGGGCAGCGCCGCCGCCGTGGCCGCGGGGTTCGTGCCGCTCGCGCTCGGCAACGACGGCATGGGCTCCCTGCGCATCCCGGCGGCGAACTGCGGGCTCGTCACGGTGAAGCCGGGGCACGGGGTGGTGGCGGCGGGGATCGGCAACGGCGACTGGTTCGGCATGTCGGAGAACGGCCCGCTGGCCACCACGGTCGAGGATCTGCGGCTGATGCTGGGCGTCCTGGCCGGCCGGGACTTCCCCGCCGCCGGGGAGCCCGCGCGGCGCACGATCGCCGTGGCCCTGCGCAATCCGCTCCCCGTGGCGGGCGTCGGCGGCGCGTACGCGGGCGCGGTCCGGCAGGCGGCGGGGGCGCTGGCGCGGGCGGGCCACCGGGTGCGCCGGGCGGAACCGCCGTACCCCCTGACGATGGGGGTGAGCGCGCTCAAGCACTGGACGGCGGGGACGGCGGTGGACGCCGAGGGGCTGGACGCGGCGCGGCTGGCCCGGCGCACCCGGGTGCACGCGGCGATCGGCCGGCGCTTCGTCGGCCAGGTCCGCACCGGCAGCGAACGCGAGCGCCTGCGCGCCCGGCTGACCCCGTTCCTCACCGAGCACGACGTGCTGCTCACCCCGGCGCTGGCCCGCCGCTCCCCCGCCGCCGGACCGTGGCACGAACGCGGCTGGCTGCGCAACGTCCTCGCCAACTCGGCCTACTCGCCCTTCACCCCGCCCTGGAACCTGACCGGCTGGCCCGCGATGTCCGTCCCCGTCGGCACCCTGCCCTCGGGCGCCCCCGCCGCCGTCCAACTGGTGGGCCGCCCCGGCACGGAGGCCGTCCTGCTGGACCTGGCCGAGGAATTGGAGCACTCACTGCCATGGCACCGCACGGCACCTCTGGGCGACTGA
- a CDS encoding glycoside hydrolase family 38 C-terminal domain-containing protein gives MHDDRTLVEDRLRRVLTERIRPAVYPASVPLQVAVWHAPGEPVPVAEGLAAELRPVEVGTPWGAPWGTSWFRVTGTVPEAWAGRTVEALLDLGFAQDLPGFQCEGLVYRPDGTPVKGLNPRNQWVRIGAPVAGGEPVCLHIEAAANPLVFGPGPTPFGEKGTAGSAPQYTLARMDLAVFDDTVWQLVLDLEVLGELMAELPVDSARRYDILRAVERSLDAVDLQDVNGTAARARERLTGVLSAPAVPSAHRISAVGHAHIDSAWLWPLRETVRKVARTAANMTALIEDEPEFVFAMSQAQQWAWVKEHRPEVWTRMREAVATGRFVPAGGMWVESDTNMPGSEAMARQFVHGKRFFLEEFGLENEEVWLPDTFGFAAGLPQIIRAAGAKWLLTQKISWSRTNSFPHHTFQWEGIDGTRILTHFPPVDTYNCTLHGSELAHAARNFREKGRARHSLAPTGYGDGGGGTTREMAGRAARLRDLEGSPAVVWETPGAFFGKAAAEYPDAPVWVGELYLELHRATLTSQAGTKRGNRRSEHLLREAELWAATAAVRTGHPYPYEELDRIWKTVLLHQFHDILPGSSIAWVHREARATYARVAGELEAVIAGAQRALAGEGTRELVFNAAPYEHAGVPAAGARPAPGAGAGAVPEPRAAGGYVLDNGLLHVEIDARGLIVSARDLTADREGVAPGAAAGLLQLHQDLPNMWDAWDVDSFYRNTVTDLTDADGIGVGEDGASVRIVRSFGDSRATQVFSLPRGERRLVVDTEVDWHETEKILKLAFPLDLHAERYASETQFGHVFRPTHTNTSWEAAKFEACNHRFVHLEEPGWGVALVNDATYGHDVTRTVRTDGDRGTTTTVRASLLRAPRFPDPDTDQGRHRFRHALVPGASIADAVREGWRVNLPERRTTGARDVAPLITVDDDAVVVTAVKLADDGSGDVVIRFHEAHGGRARPTLTAGFAFSGLTVTDLLERPLADAPQPVREGERITVRLRPFELMTLRLRRV, from the coding sequence ATGCATGACGACCGCACGCTGGTGGAGGACCGCCTGCGCCGCGTCCTGACCGAGCGCATCCGCCCCGCCGTGTACCCCGCGTCCGTGCCGCTCCAGGTCGCGGTGTGGCACGCGCCCGGCGAGCCGGTGCCGGTGGCCGAGGGGCTCGCCGCCGAACTCCGGCCGGTCGAGGTGGGCACCCCATGGGGCGCCCCCTGGGGCACCAGCTGGTTCCGGGTGACCGGGACCGTGCCCGAGGCGTGGGCGGGCCGGACCGTCGAGGCCCTGCTCGACCTGGGCTTCGCGCAGGACCTGCCCGGATTCCAGTGCGAGGGCCTGGTGTACCGGCCCGACGGCACCCCGGTGAAGGGCCTGAACCCGCGCAACCAGTGGGTGCGGATCGGGGCCCCCGTCGCGGGCGGCGAGCCGGTGTGCCTGCACATCGAGGCCGCCGCCAACCCGCTGGTCTTCGGGCCGGGGCCCACCCCCTTCGGCGAGAAGGGCACCGCCGGGAGCGCGCCGCAGTACACGCTCGCCCGCATGGATCTCGCCGTCTTCGACGACACCGTGTGGCAGCTGGTCCTCGACCTGGAGGTGCTCGGCGAGCTGATGGCCGAGCTGCCGGTGGACTCCGCGCGCCGGTACGACATCCTGCGTGCCGTCGAACGGTCCCTGGACGCCGTCGACCTCCAGGACGTGAACGGCACGGCGGCCCGCGCCCGCGAGCGGCTGACCGGCGTCCTGTCCGCGCCCGCCGTCCCCTCCGCCCACCGGATCAGCGCGGTCGGACACGCCCACATCGACTCGGCGTGGCTGTGGCCGCTGCGCGAGACGGTGCGCAAGGTGGCCCGCACGGCGGCCAACATGACCGCCCTGATCGAGGACGAGCCGGAGTTCGTCTTCGCCATGTCGCAGGCCCAGCAGTGGGCCTGGGTGAAGGAGCACCGGCCCGAGGTGTGGACGCGGATGCGCGAGGCGGTGGCGACGGGGCGGTTCGTGCCGGCCGGCGGGATGTGGGTGGAGTCGGACACCAACATGCCCGGCTCGGAGGCGATGGCCCGGCAGTTCGTGCACGGAAAGCGGTTCTTCCTGGAGGAGTTCGGCCTGGAGAACGAGGAGGTGTGGCTGCCCGACACCTTCGGGTTCGCGGCCGGGCTGCCGCAGATCATCCGGGCGGCGGGCGCCAAGTGGCTGCTGACCCAGAAGATCTCCTGGTCGAGGACGAACAGTTTCCCGCACCACACCTTCCAGTGGGAGGGCATCGACGGCACCCGGATTCTCACCCACTTCCCGCCCGTCGACACCTACAACTGCACCCTGCACGGCTCCGAACTCGCCCACGCCGCACGCAACTTCCGGGAGAAGGGCCGCGCCCGGCACTCGCTCGCGCCCACCGGCTACGGCGACGGGGGCGGCGGCACCACCCGCGAGATGGCCGGCCGGGCGGCCCGGCTGCGCGATCTGGAGGGCTCGCCCGCCGTCGTCTGGGAGACCCCGGGCGCCTTCTTCGGCAAGGCGGCGGCCGAATACCCCGACGCCCCCGTCTGGGTGGGGGAGTTGTACCTGGAACTGCACCGCGCCACCCTCACCAGCCAGGCCGGGACCAAGCGGGGCAACCGGCGCAGCGAACATCTGCTCCGGGAGGCCGAGCTGTGGGCCGCGACCGCCGCCGTACGCACCGGACACCCTTACCCGTACGAGGAGTTGGACCGCATCTGGAAGACGGTCCTGCTGCACCAGTTCCATGACATCCTGCCCGGCTCCTCCATCGCCTGGGTGCACCGGGAGGCGCGGGCGACCTACGCGCGGGTCGCGGGGGAGCTGGAGGCGGTCATCGCGGGGGCGCAGCGGGCGCTGGCGGGGGAGGGAACGCGGGAGCTGGTGTTCAACGCGGCGCCGTACGAGCACGCCGGGGTGCCGGCGGCGGGCGCCCGGCCCGCTCCGGGCGCGGGCGCCGGGGCGGTGCCCGAGCCCCGCGCGGCGGGCGGGTACGTGCTCGACAACGGGCTGCTGCACGTGGAGATCGACGCCCGGGGCCTCATCGTCTCCGCCCGCGATCTCACCGCCGACCGCGAGGGCGTCGCCCCCGGCGCGGCGGCCGGCCTCCTCCAACTCCACCAGGATCTCCCGAACATGTGGGACGCCTGGGACGTCGACTCCTTCTACCGCAACACCGTCACCGACCTCACGGACGCCGACGGGATCGGCGTCGGCGAGGACGGGGCATCGGTACGGATCGTCCGCTCCTTCGGCGACTCCCGTGCCACCCAGGTGTTCTCGCTGCCCCGGGGGGAGCGGCGGCTGGTCGTCGACACGGAAGTGGACTGGCACGAGACGGAGAAGATCCTGAAACTGGCCTTCCCGCTCGACCTGCACGCCGAACGGTACGCGTCGGAGACCCAGTTCGGGCACGTCTTCCGTCCCACCCACACCAACACCTCATGGGAGGCGGCCAAGTTCGAGGCGTGCAACCACCGCTTCGTCCACCTGGAGGAACCCGGCTGGGGCGTGGCCCTCGTCAACGACGCGACGTACGGACACGACGTCACCCGCACCGTACGGACCGACGGCGACCGGGGTACGACCACCACCGTCCGCGCCTCCCTGCTGCGCGCCCCGCGCTTCCCCGACCCCGACACCGACCAGGGCAGGCACCGCTTCCGGCACGCCCTGGTGCCCGGCGCCTCGATCGCCGACGCGGTCCGCGAGGGCTGGCGGGTCAACCTGCCCGAGCGCCGTACGACCGGCGCCCGGGACGTCGCCCCGCTCATCACCGTGGACGACGACGCGGTCGTCGTCACGGCGGTCAAGCTGGCCGACGACGGCAGCGGCGACGTGGTGATCCGCTTCCACGAGGCCCACGGCGGCCGCGCCCGGCCCACCCTCACGGCCGGCTTCGCCTTCAGTGGCCTCACGGTCACCGACCTGCTGGAACGCCCGCTCGCGGACGCGCCGCAGCCGGTCCGCGAGGGCGAGCGGATCACCGTACGGCTGCGCCCGTTCGAACTGATGACGCTGCGGTTGCGCAGGGTCTGA